One part of the Amyelois transitella isolate CPQ chromosome 10, ilAmyTran1.1, whole genome shotgun sequence genome encodes these proteins:
- the LOC132901749 gene encoding uncharacterized protein LOC132901749: protein MLNFTNRELALIAVALDAEENERPKRKRKAYWVHEMFKQRKKEGEYWTARRHLLADEKKFFSYYHMPQSVFYNILSHIEDSISKQNTRFREAITPEEKLAVTLKYLTSGTSVRNLSTSFRLGETTIRSIIKEVCKAVIDKMMSVYMPTPTAEDWEKITEGFNDRWNFPNCIGAIDGKHINIIAPPNSGSLYYNYKKHFSIVLLAIVDDRYRFTVVDIGAYGKNSDGGIFASSKIGKRIQNNRFNIPSDKALPGTNVALPHVFVGDEAFPLQKNIMRPYSRSQQLSQDQKEFNNRLSRARKVVEDAFGILYQKFEIYNKNIRLNPDMVDNVVLTTCILHNVMRTYNIESNEEYCSRPRPAHHNLHQEAFNDLRHIGGNTTAFNIRDSFAAYFKSSVGQLPWNT, encoded by the exons atgttaaattttacaaaccgTGAATTGGCACTCATAGCTGTAGCGCTTGATGcagaagaaaatgaaagacCCAAGAGAAAAAGGAAAGCTTATTGGGTGCACGAAATgtttaaacaaagaaaaaaagaggGCGAATATTGGACAGCTCGTAGGCATTTGCTAGCCGACgagaaaaaatttttttcctacTATCATATGCCGCAAAGTGTGTTTTATAACATACTGTCTCATATTGAAGACTCCATATCTAAGCAAAACACAAGATTCAGAGAAGCGATCACACCCGAAGAGAAATTGGCTGTGActttaaa ATATTTGACGAGTGGCACTTCAGTCAGAAATTTATCTACAAGCTTTAGATTAGGCGAAACAACTATTAGGTCAATAATTAAGGAAGTGTGCAAAGCTGTTATTGACAAAATGATGAGTGTTTATATGCCAACGCCTACAGCTGAAGATTGGGAAAAAATTACGGAAGGGTTTAATGACAGGTGGAATTTCCCAAACTGCATTGGTGCCATAGATGGCaagcatataaatataatagctCCACCCAACAGCGGATCGCTCTACTACAactataaaaaacatttttcgaTAGTTCTCTTGGCCATAGTCGATGATAGATACAGATTTACAGTTGTTGACATCGGTGCTTATGGCAAAAACAGCGACGGTGGTATTTTTGCATCTTCAAAAATTGGAAAAcgaattcaaaataataggTTCAATATTCCAAGTGACAAAGCATTGCCCGGGACAAACGTAGCACTTCCACATGTTTTCGTGGGCGATGAGGCATTTCCGTTACAAAAGAACATAATGAGGCCATATTCTCGTTCTCAACAACTATCTCAGGACCAAAAAGAATTTAACAATCGCCTGTCACGCGCACGCAAAGTAGTCGAAGATGCATTCGGAATATTATACCAAAAGTTtgaaatatacaataaaaatattcgttTAAATCCAGACATGGTTGATAATGTTGTTTTGACAACATGTATATTGCATAATGTAATGCGAACTTATAATATCGAAAGTAACGAAGAGTACTGTTCCAGACCCAGGCCAGCGCATCATAACCTGCATCAGGAGGCGTTCAATGATCTACGTCACATTGGTGGAAACACTACTGCTTTTAACATACGTGATTCGTTTGctgcttatttcaaatcaTCGGTTGGACAGCTTCCATGGAATACTTAA
- the LOC106134834 gene encoding transcription factor Adf-1-like: protein MRWQCAAPHPPFIPSLSFERSGRIVFTFKMNKEKLIEEVRKYTLLYDLSDSKYSDNVKKEEAWTEISNTLAVTVPMCKKTWSNLREAHRRAIKKKNTKSGQAAVSVKKWQFEDEMNFLTPFYKERATVSSLLRDSDDTESTVNEDSQLSAPDCQSDISIIEDRPTLSESSTKKSKFSNIKKPRVLDEDRSSASSLLMKYILKEKDEKNEDDIDKFFYGIAATVKKFNEYNKAIMKSQIFNIVSQMELRKINEKGNNYYVSNNYSTAGPSGNYSTPGPSGYSTTTNYDTERNATEVNTPVLTDTEKDLPDF, encoded by the exons ATGCGTTGGCAATGCGCCGCTCCCCACCCTCCCTTCATTCCCAGCCTTTCTTTCGAACGAAGCGGACGTAtcgtttttacttttaaaatgaataaagaaaaacttatCGAAGAAGTTcgtaaatatactttattatatgatCTAAGTGACTCGAAGTACAGTGACAATGTAAAAAAGGAAGAAGCATGGACAGAAATAAGCAACACCTTAGCGGTAACAG taccAATGTGCAAGAAAACGTGGTCCAATTTAAGGGAAGCTCATCGTAGGgctattaagaaaaaaaataccaaaagcGGTCAAGCAGCAGTCTCAGTTAAAAAATGGCAATTCGAGGATGAAATGAATTTTTTGACACCCTTTTATAAAGAAAGAGCAACTGTATCTTCACTACTCAGAGATAGTGATGATACAGAAAGTACCGTCAATGAAGATTCGCAGTTGTCTGCTCCCGATTGCCAATCGGATATTTCAATAATAGAAGATCGTCCAACATTATCTGAGTCCTCTACAAAGAAATCCAAGttttcaaacataaaaaagcCCAGAGTACTTGACGAAGACAGATCTTCTGCATCGTCATtgttaatgaaatatatattaaaagaaaaagatgaaaaaaatgaagatgatattgacaaatttttttatggtatAGCTGCAACGGTGAAGAAATTTAATGAATACAACAAAGCAATTATGAAAtctcaaatttttaatattgtttcgCAAATGGAACTCCgaaaaatcaatgaaaaaggaaataattacTACGTcagtaataattattcaacTGCAGGACCTTCTGGAAATTATTCAACGCCAGGACCTTCTGGATACAGTACTACAACGAATTATGATACAGAAAGGAATGCCACAGAGGTGAACACACCGGTCTTGACTGATACTGAAAAAGATTTACCTGATTTTTAA